From Salvelinus sp. IW2-2015 linkage group LG33, ASM291031v2, whole genome shotgun sequence, one genomic window encodes:
- the LOC111958021 gene encoding neuropeptide FF receptor 1-like codes for FILLTGWPFTNTVCKMSGLVQGMSVAASVFTLVAIAVDRFRCIVFPFQPKLTLIVAKVTIAMIWVLAVVIMCPSAAALTVVEVADHYMVYNQDYNKTYPLYSCYENFADPKMRKVYTTVLFAHIYLVPLALITVMYGRIGVKLYTSVVSRREPQDAAHPAPPARHEGGRHLISQKKIKVIKMLIVVALLFMLSWLPLWTLMLLTDYAGLDEEQLELLTGYIFPFAHWLAFSNSSVNPIIYGYFNENFKRGFQAVYQTNSCCRPGNRVEVAGRGNREGRAGGGEGGVGLREPTSNPNPLPFGARNKVYTDGNVMHSVHLELELKKNSKVGSNTVHVEVGGTGAGGGIGNGNGMNKKGLQVDEQTSPMGVCQAWDH; via the exons TTTATTTTGTTGACAGGCTGGCCGTTTACCAACACTGTGTGTAAAATGAGTGGTCTGGTGCAGGGGATGTCTGTAGCTGCCTCAGTCTTCACCCTGGTGGCCATCGCAGTAGACAG GTTCCGCTGCATTGTGTTCCCTTTTCAGCCCAAACTCACCCTAATAGTTGCCAAGGTGACCATAGCGATGATCTGGGTCCTGGCTGTGGTAATCATGTGCCCCTCAGCAGCTGCCCTGACCGTGGTGGAAGTGGCCGATCACTACATGGTGTATAACCAGGACTACAACAAGACTTACCCCCTGTACTCCTGCTACGAGAACTTTGCCGACCCGAAGATGCGGAAGGTCTACACCACAGTGCTGTTCGCCCACATCTACTTGGTGCCCCTGGCTCTCATCACTGTCATGTACGGACGCATCGGGGTGAAGCTCTACACCTCCGTGGTGTCAAGAAGAGAGCCTCAGGATGCAGCACATCCTGCTCCTCCAGCCAGGCATGAGGGGGGCAGGCATCTGATCTCACAGAAGAAGATCAAGGTGATCAAGATGCTGATCGTAGTAGCCCTGCTGTTCATGCTGTCTTGGCTGCCCCTGTGGACTCTGATGCTGCTGACAGACTACGCAGGGCTGGACGAGGAGCAGCTGGAGCTCCTGACCGGATACATCTTCCCCTTCGCCCACTGGCTGGCTTTCTCCAACTCCTCTGTCAACCCCATCATCTACGGATACTTCAATGAGAACTTCAAGAGGGGCTTCCAGGCAGTCTACCAGACCAACTCCTGCTGCCGCCCAGGAAATAGGGTTGAGGTAGCAGGGAGGGGAAACCGGGAAGGCAGAGCAGGGGGTGGAGAGGGTGGAGTCGGCCTGAGGGAGCCGACAAGCAACCCCAATCCTCTCCCATTTGGGGCTAGAAACAAAGTGTATACCGACGGTAATGTTATGCACTCTGTCCACCTTGAGCTGGAGTTGAAGAAGAATTCTAAGGTGGGAAGCAACACGGTCCATGTTGAGGTTGGGGGGACTGGTGCAGGTGGAGGAATAGGGAATGGAAATGGGATGAACAAAAAGGGGCTACAGGTTGACGAGCAGACCAGCCCAATGGGAGTTTGTCAGGCCTGGGATCATTAG